One Thomasclavelia spiroformis DSM 1552 DNA window includes the following coding sequences:
- a CDS encoding M42 family metallopeptidase, whose product MEDYVIGFAKKILAIDSPTGYCKNVIEYVNKEVKKMGYQTSMNNKGNLFIHVEGKSDKTIGLCAHVDTLGLMVRSIKENGDLSFTNVGGPIIPTLDGEYCRVITRDKKVYTGTILSDYPAAHVYEESKTAIRKCENMHIRLDEIVKNKEDVKDLGIENGDFIAIDPKTVYTDSGFLKSRFLDDKLSVACLITVLKELKEKNIVPSNNVTMIISTYEEVGHGSSNIPENISELIAVDMGCIGGDLACREYDVSICAKDSSGPYDYEIVSKFIELAKSNDLNYAVDIYPFYGSDVSAALRGGNDIKGGLIGPGVHASHGMERSHKMAIDSTIKLILAYLQD is encoded by the coding sequence ATGGAAGATTATGTAATTGGGTTTGCTAAAAAAATATTAGCTATTGATAGTCCTACGGGATATTGTAAAAATGTAATTGAATATGTTAATAAAGAGGTAAAGAAAATGGGTTATCAAACTTCAATGAATAATAAGGGAAATTTATTTATTCATGTTGAAGGAAAGAGTGATAAAACAATTGGATTATGTGCGCATGTAGATACTCTTGGTCTAATGGTAAGAAGTATCAAGGAAAATGGAGATTTATCTTTTACTAATGTAGGGGGACCGATTATTCCTACTTTAGATGGTGAATATTGTCGTGTTATTACTCGTGATAAAAAAGTATATACTGGAACGATTTTAAGTGATTATCCAGCAGCACATGTATATGAAGAATCGAAAACAGCAATTCGTAAATGTGAAAATATGCATATTCGTTTAGATGAAATTGTTAAAAATAAAGAAGATGTAAAAGATTTAGGAATTGAAAATGGTGATTTTATTGCAATTGATCCTAAAACAGTATATACAGATAGTGGTTTTTTAAAATCAAGATTTTTAGACGATAAGTTAAGTGTTGCTTGTTTAATAACAGTTTTAAAGGAGCTAAAAGAAAAGAATATTGTTCCATCTAATAATGTAACTATGATAATCTCAACTTATGAAGAAGTTGGTCATGGAAGTTCTAATATACCTGAAAATATTAGTGAATTGATTGCGGTTGATATGGGATGCATTGGTGGTGATTTAGCATGTAGAGAATATGATGTAAGTATTTGTGCTAAGGATTCAAGTGGACCATATGATTATGAAATTGTTTCTAAATTTATTGAACTTGCTAAAAGTAATGATTTAAATTATGCGGTTGATATTTATCCGTTTTATGGAAGTGATGTAAGTGCTGCTTTAAGAGGTGGCAATGATATTAAAGGTGGGTTGATTGGACCGGGAGTTCATGCTTCACATGGTATGGAGCGTAGTCATAAAATGGCTATTGATAGTACAATTAAACTTATTTTAGCTTATTTACAAGATTAA
- a CDS encoding gamma-glutamylcyclotransferase family protein, producing the protein MARIFVYGTLRTGMYNYDQYLKDKQSFKKYGYIKGKLMSIKGQKYPAFLLEGDDMILGEIHEVDDEFIKVLDVLESYFGENNPNNEYNKIVCDIYDDNETIIEQIPVYVYNDKNEDNARLLDEEIGNDFVKYFLNKS; encoded by the coding sequence ATGGCAAGAATTTTTGTATATGGGACATTACGTACAGGAATGTACAATTATGATCAATATTTAAAAGATAAGCAGAGCTTTAAAAAATATGGTTATATTAAAGGTAAATTGATGAGTATTAAGGGTCAAAAATATCCAGCTTTTTTACTTGAAGGTGATGATATGATTTTAGGTGAGATTCATGAAGTTGATGATGAGTTTATCAAGGTATTAGATGTATTGGAAAGTTATTTTGGTGAAAATAATCCTAATAATGAATATAATAAAATTGTTTGTGATATTTATGATGATAATGAAACGATAATTGAACAAATTCCTGTTTATGTCTATAATGATAAAAATGAGGATAATGCTAGATTGTTGGATGAAGAAATTGGAAATGATTTCGTTAAATATTTTTTAAATAAGAGCTAG
- the pcp gene encoding pyroglutamyl-peptidase I, whose protein sequence is MKILVTGFDPFGGEKINPAIESVKKLPDEISGAKIIKLEIPTVCHQSLKVIDEAIAKYNPDIILSIGQAGGRSEISVERIGINIDDCRIPDNAGNQIIDEPVFKDGPAAYFVNLPIKAMVAKIKEHQIPAAVSNTAGTFVCNHVTYGVRHLIETKYQGKRSGFIHIPFLPQQVVDKKNMPSMSLDTIVQALVLAIEAIVETKEDIKVTGGATH, encoded by the coding sequence ATGAAAATATTAGTAACAGGATTTGATCCTTTTGGTGGTGAAAAAATCAATCCAGCAATTGAATCAGTAAAAAAACTTCCTGATGAAATTTCAGGAGCAAAAATAATTAAATTAGAAATTCCTACTGTTTGTCATCAATCATTGAAGGTAATTGATGAAGCGATTGCAAAATATAATCCTGATATAATTTTGTCAATTGGTCAAGCAGGCGGACGCAGTGAAATTAGTGTTGAAAGAATTGGGATAAATATTGATGATTGTAGAATTCCTGATAATGCGGGAAATCAAATTATTGACGAACCTGTTTTTAAAGATGGACCTGCAGCATATTTTGTTAATCTCCCAATTAAAGCGATGGTTGCTAAGATAAAAGAACATCAAATTCCAGCAGCAGTATCAAATACAGCTGGTACATTTGTATGCAATCATGTTACATATGGTGTAAGACATTTAATAGAAACAAAATATCAAGGTAAAAGAAGCGGTTTTATTCATATTCCTTTTTTACCACAACAAGTAGTTGATAAAAAAAATATGCCTTCGATGTCTTTAGATACAATTGTTCAAGCTTTAGTTTTAGCTATTGAAGCAATTGTTGAAACAAAAGAAGATATTAAAGTTACTGGAGGTGCCACTCATTAA
- a CDS encoding DUF979 domain-containing protein: MIDFLGTYLPEFFYVLCGLVSFDTAYRATKNKEARIGTSLFWFLLGVIFMFGKIIPPVGVGVLLILMGCLTALKQVKMGSFVESTPEFRKKASERVGNKIFIPAVAIGVVALLLSFIQYSSDGIYFVFKQVVIKLISFSSNGDVGLTALNGAVMTGIGCLLAFLLALIICKPKMSETRADTSRLLMQVGAACLLPQLLGALGSVFSEAGVGDVISNIIAGVIPAGNPVIGVIVYVLGMVIFTMIMGNAFAAFTVITIGIGYPFVIAQGGNPAVIGALGMTAGYCGTLLTPMAANFNIVPCAVLETKDQKWAVIKEQLPMALIMIVIHIVLMLVLGF; the protein is encoded by the coding sequence ATGATCGATTTTTTAGGTACATATTTACCAGAGTTTTTCTATGTCTTATGTGGTTTAGTAAGTTTTGATACAGCATACCGTGCTACTAAAAATAAAGAGGCTCGTATTGGAACTTCATTATTTTGGTTTTTATTAGGAGTTATTTTTATGTTTGGAAAAATAATTCCACCTGTTGGTGTTGGAGTACTATTAATTTTAATGGGGTGTTTAACAGCTTTAAAACAAGTTAAAATGGGCAGTTTTGTAGAATCAACTCCAGAATTTAGAAAAAAAGCCAGCGAAAGAGTAGGTAATAAAATTTTTATTCCTGCTGTTGCTATTGGGGTAGTTGCATTATTGTTATCATTTATTCAATATAGTAGTGATGGAATATATTTTGTATTTAAACAAGTCGTAATTAAATTGATATCATTTAGTAGTAATGGTGATGTTGGTTTAACAGCATTAAATGGTGCGGTAATGACAGGAATTGGTTGTTTATTAGCGTTTTTATTAGCGCTTATTATATGTAAACCAAAGATGTCAGAAACTAGGGCTGATACATCACGTCTTTTAATGCAAGTAGGAGCGGCATGTTTATTACCACAATTATTAGGAGCGCTTGGAAGTGTGTTTTCTGAAGCAGGAGTAGGTGATGTGATTTCAAATATTATTGCAGGTGTTATTCCAGCTGGTAATCCTGTTATAGGGGTTATTGTTTATGTTTTAGGAATGGTTATTTTTACAATGATCATGGGTAATGCTTTTGCAGCTTTTACAGTTATTACAATTGGTATTGGTTATCCTTTTGTAATTGCTCAAGGTGGTAACCCGGCAGTTATTGGTGCTTTAGGGATGACAGCTGGTTATTGTGGGACTTTATTAACTCCAATGGCAGCTAATTTTAATATTGTGCCATGTGCGGTCTTGGAGACTAAAGATCAAAAATGGGCTGTTATTAAAGAACAGTTACCAATGGCATTAATTATGATTGTTATTCATATTGTTTTAATGTTAGTTTTAGGTTTTTAG
- a CDS encoding DUF969 domain-containing protein — protein MEYIKLIGIVIIVVGFALKLDVLAVVIVSGIVTGLVSGIDFIEVLRILGESFVNNRLMSIFLIIFPAIAIIERYGLKERAAYLIGKIKNASAGKVLCIYSVIRSIASALNVRIGGHVQFVRPLILPMSEAAATARKKAPLTENENEKIKGLSAAVENYGNFFAQNCFPASSGVVLIQGTLVGLGIEEVTLSMIASSSMYIALISVVLTFIQVLWFDKKTKKGDK, from the coding sequence ATGGAATATATTAAATTAATAGGTATTGTTATAATTGTTGTGGGATTTGCACTAAAGTTAGATGTACTAGCTGTAGTCATTGTTTCTGGAATTGTAACAGGATTAGTATCTGGAATAGATTTTATAGAAGTTTTAAGAATATTAGGAGAATCATTTGTGAATAATAGATTGATGTCTATTTTCTTAATTATTTTTCCAGCGATTGCAATTATCGAAAGATATGGTTTAAAAGAAAGAGCCGCATATTTAATTGGAAAAATCAAAAATGCATCAGCTGGAAAAGTTTTATGTATCTATAGTGTGATTAGATCAATTGCATCAGCGTTAAATGTAAGAATTGGTGGCCATGTACAATTTGTTAGACCACTAATTTTACCAATGAGTGAAGCAGCAGCAACTGCTAGAAAGAAAGCTCCTTTAACAGAAAATGAAAATGAAAAAATTAAGGGATTATCAGCAGCAGTAGAGAATTATGGTAATTTTTTTGCACAAAACTGTTTTCCTGCGAGTTCAGGAGTTGTTTTGATTCAAGGTACATTAGTTGGTTTAGGGATTGAAGAAGTTACTTTATCAATGATTGCATCTTCTTCTATGTATATTGCTCTTATATCTGTAGTACTTACATTTATTCAAGTACTTTGGTTTGATAAGAAGACAAAGAAAGGAGATAAATAA
- a CDS encoding aspartate kinase, whose protein sequence is MKKIVKFGGSSLADATQFKKVAKIIKSDESRRFVVPSAPGKRFSEDIKVTDLLYQAYNAKDNKTFETIFNQIKHRFQNIIDELNLDLSLENEFKVIKKAFLEKVGIDYAASRGEYLNGIVLANYLGFEFIDASEVIFIDENGNYDETKTDPILSKRLSKIKNAVIPGFYGSLNDGSKKIKTFSRGGSDVTGSIVARNGHVDLYENWTDVSGFLIADPRIVRNPATIRTITYKELRELSYMGASVLHENSIFPVRSEGIPIQIKNTNNPEDPGTLIVETTCHKPDHVITGIAGKKGFATIMIEKDMMNSEIGFGRKVLQVLENNNISYEHTPSGIDTMTIIVETQSFIKKEQEILSGIHRAVQPDSIELESDLALIAIVGRGMKDGRGTAAKIFTALARENINIKMIDQGSSELNIIVGVKNIHFNNAIRAIYKMFIMEE, encoded by the coding sequence ATGAAAAAAATAGTTAAATTTGGGGGTTCATCTTTAGCTGATGCAACTCAATTTAAAAAAGTTGCAAAAATTATAAAAAGTGATGAATCTAGACGTTTTGTAGTGCCTTCAGCACCAGGAAAACGTTTTAGTGAAGATATTAAAGTAACAGATTTATTATATCAGGCATATAATGCCAAGGATAATAAAACTTTTGAAACGATATTTAATCAAATTAAACATCGTTTTCAGAATATTATCGATGAATTAAATCTAGATTTATCTTTAGAAAATGAATTTAAGGTAATAAAAAAAGCATTTTTAGAAAAAGTTGGAATTGATTACGCTGCAAGTCGTGGTGAATATTTAAATGGAATTGTTTTAGCTAATTATTTAGGATTTGAATTTATTGATGCTAGTGAAGTAATTTTTATTGATGAAAATGGAAATTATGATGAAACAAAGACTGATCCTATTTTATCAAAGCGTTTAAGTAAAATAAAAAATGCTGTTATTCCAGGATTTTATGGCTCATTAAATGATGGCAGTAAAAAAATAAAAACATTTTCACGCGGTGGTAGTGATGTAACAGGATCAATTGTTGCTCGAAATGGACATGTTGATTTATATGAAAATTGGACTGATGTTTCGGGATTTTTAATTGCTGATCCAAGAATCGTTAGAAATCCTGCAACAATTAGAACAATAACATATAAAGAATTAAGAGAATTATCATACATGGGAGCTAGTGTTCTTCATGAAAACTCAATCTTTCCAGTACGTAGTGAAGGAATTCCAATCCAAATTAAAAACACTAATAATCCTGAAGATCCAGGAACTTTGATTGTTGAAACAACATGTCATAAACCTGATCATGTAATTACTGGAATTGCGGGTAAAAAAGGGTTTGCAACAATTATGATTGAAAAAGACATGATGAATAGTGAAATTGGCTTTGGTCGTAAAGTCTTACAAGTTTTAGAAAATAATAATATTTCCTATGAACATACTCCTTCAGGAATTGATACAATGACAATCATTGTTGAAACACAATCTTTTATCAAAAAAGAACAAGAAATTTTATCTGGTATCCATCGTGCTGTTCAACCAGATTCAATTGAGTTAGAATCAGATTTAGCTTTAATTGCAATCGTGGGTCGAGGAATGAAAGATGGTCGTGGCACTGCTGCTAAAATATTTACAGCTTTAGCACGTGAAAATATTAATATAAAAATGATTGATCAAGGTTCTTCAGAATTAAATATTATTGTTGGTGTTAAAAATATTCATTTTAATAATGCAATTAGAGCAATATATAAAATGTTTATTATGGAAGAATAA
- the cas2 gene encoding CRISPR-associated endonuclease Cas2, with translation MRLVIFFDLPMTTKKEKRVYSRFRKYLIKNGYMMMQYSVYCKIFPNRDAAVKHVSILRKNVPNDGQIRLLMVTEKQYSKIEIIVGGKSNQEKIINSESFIKL, from the coding sequence ATGAGATTAGTAATATTTTTTGATTTACCAATGACTACTAAAAAAGAAAAGCGTGTTTACAGTCGATTTAGAAAATATTTAATAAAAAATGGATATATGATGATGCAATATTCCGTATATTGTAAAATATTTCCTAATCGTGATGCAGCAGTTAAGCATGTTTCAATTTTAAGAAAAAATGTTCCCAATGATGGACAAATTAGATTGCTTATGGTTACAGAAAAGCAATATTCTAAAATAGAAATAATTGTAGGTGGTAAATCTAATCAAGAAAAAATAATTAATAGCGAGTCATTTATTAAACTATGA
- the cas1 gene encoding type II CRISPR-associated endonuclease Cas1 encodes MSHRIIYIEKCECLRLYLDNLKVEWKDDELLLPISDIQILVIDNYKSNLSVPLINKLTENNVCTILCGIDHLPKSYIYPMNGHFSQSGNIDKQINWDNTKKQIIHQKIVKAKIYNQIEVLKYNNKNSLVIDKLMQFMNEVELDDITNREGLSAKMYFRELFGDDFIRFENDVINAGLNYGYSIFRSLITSIIVAKGYLPNMGIFHRGKQNMFNLSDDIIEVFRPIVDNYVYNHMLEDILFKQEHREQLIQLILKKVIIDNRKQTITNAIYVYLENIFKEIETGELSYIFPKLDFYDL; translated from the coding sequence ATGAGTCATAGAATAATATATATTGAAAAATGTGAATGTTTGAGATTATATTTAGATAATTTAAAAGTTGAATGGAAAGATGATGAGCTTTTATTACCAATCTCAGATATTCAAATATTAGTAATAGACAATTATAAATCGAATTTAAGTGTTCCATTAATTAACAAATTAACTGAAAATAATGTATGTACTATTTTGTGTGGAATTGATCATTTACCTAAGAGTTATATATATCCAATGAATGGTCATTTTTCTCAAAGTGGTAATATTGATAAACAAATAAACTGGGATAATACAAAAAAACAAATAATTCATCAGAAAATAGTTAAAGCAAAAATTTATAATCAAATAGAAGTTTTAAAATATAATAATAAAAATTCTTTGGTTATTGATAAACTAATGCAATTTATGAATGAAGTCGAATTAGATGATATAACAAATCGTGAAGGATTATCAGCGAAAATGTATTTTAGAGAGTTGTTTGGTGATGATTTTATTAGATTTGAAAATGATGTGATTAATGCAGGATTAAATTATGGTTACAGTATTTTTCGTTCACTAATAACATCAATTATTGTAGCTAAAGGTTATTTACCTAACATGGGGATTTTTCATAGAGGAAAACAAAATATGTTTAATTTAAGTGATGATATTATAGAAGTATTTAGACCAATTGTTGATAATTATGTTTATAATCATATGCTTGAAGATATTTTATTTAAACAAGAACATCGAGAACAACTTATTCAATTAATATTAAAAAAAGTAATTATAGATAACCGAAAACAAACTATCACTAATGCAATTTATGTTTACCTTGAAAATATTTTTAAAGAAATTGAAACTGGTGAATTATCTTATATATTTCCTAAATTGGATTTTTATGATTTATGA
- the cas9 gene encoding type II CRISPR RNA-guided endonuclease Cas9 (Cas9, originally named Csn1, is the large, multifunctional signature protein of type II CRISPR/Cas systems. It is well known even to general audiences because its RNA-guided endonuclease activity has made it a popular tool for custom editing of eukaryotic genomes.) — protein MGRLVLGLDIGITSVGYGVIDIDKNEFVDYGVRLFKEGTAINNEERRSKRGARRLKRRKTNRIADMKKLLERNGLIDEQYTALNNPYEIRKKGLKNKLSNYELATAILHITKNRGTCLESNADETQDEESTKNILSKNALELKDKYICEIQLARLEESGKIRGINNNFKTEDYLKELSKILENQDLEKETIDKIKEIVARRRRYDQGPGSEKSPTPYGSYRMENGELVHVNLIDMMRGKCSVFPDQLRAPQQSYSAELFNLLNDLNNLKINGEKLSSTEKQKIIDFVNEKGGITVKQLLKLIDVGITEISGFRIDKNEKPLITEFKGYKKVLKVFKNYNQESLLNDKSIVDTIMDINTKIKSIDERSDQLKQVLPSLDTSIINDLASIKGVSGYHSLSLKALNLINNEMLKTEMNQMQVLHQLDIFDKNRVSLKGQRQIYADDNAILSPVAKRAHRETFKVINKLRSIYGEFDSIVIETTRDKNTQDQKKRIKNNQKNYEERNTEVNNFLKEAGYNPENINAKTKMKIRLYIEQDAKSAYTLQDINLKELIEDEKAYEIDHIIPISISLDDSFNNKVLTTHDENQEKGNLTPISAFLKGKFHNGNLNTYKVFIQNNKNLNRKKKEYLLCEDDITRYEVVQNFINRNLVDTSYACRTVMNTLVHYFKDNEINTKVHTIKGQATSTFRKRIGLIKDREEDYFHHAIDALIVASLKKMNLINSYLMKVDFNEMYDEETGEIFNVLPDNSYLDEKYISFVSNLKNIYEESNKYIRGVMIKEKMTYPLIKVSHKIDTKPNRKISDDTIYSTRNVDNQDMLVERIKNIYDPKENAANTLINDIINDNTDKYIMYHKDPQTFDKIKAIVLNHFNEFKTDKNCYIVTKEGLYKLKGTSPLALYYEEFGPITKYAKKNNGPTIHSMKFYSEKLGNHLSITHKYSTVNKKVITKQISPYRTDFYQSPEGKYKFVTVRYKDVAYNAKKDKYIIDHSWYREQKKLKKIADEWIFVCSVHRDELIGIMKADGQKRIFDSSTESDGETLYHDAKTYEILKFTATNNDITGRFEVKPIYCYCKKQLMVSIGTCRKIQKFATDVLGNLYIVKDNVLKLEFK, from the coding sequence ATGGGGCGATTGGTATTAGGTCTAGATATTGGAATAACCTCTGTTGGATATGGGGTTATTGATATTGATAAAAATGAATTTGTTGATTATGGAGTTCGATTATTTAAAGAAGGAACTGCTATTAATAATGAAGAAAGAAGATCGAAAAGAGGAGCTAGAAGATTAAAAAGAAGAAAGACAAATCGAATAGCAGACATGAAAAAGCTTTTAGAAAGAAATGGATTAATTGATGAGCAATATACGGCCTTAAATAATCCCTATGAAATTAGAAAGAAAGGTCTAAAGAATAAGCTTTCAAATTATGAATTAGCAACTGCAATTTTACATATTACAAAAAATAGAGGAACTTGTTTAGAAAGTAATGCAGATGAAACTCAAGATGAAGAAAGTACAAAAAATATCTTATCTAAAAATGCACTGGAATTAAAAGATAAATATATTTGTGAAATTCAATTAGCTAGATTAGAAGAAAGTGGAAAGATTAGGGGGATTAATAATAATTTTAAAACCGAAGATTATTTAAAGGAATTAAGTAAGATATTAGAAAATCAGGATTTAGAAAAAGAAACAATTGATAAAATAAAAGAAATTGTAGCTAGACGTAGACGTTATGATCAAGGTCCTGGAAGTGAAAAATCACCAACACCATATGGTAGTTATCGAATGGAAAATGGTGAATTAGTACATGTTAATCTTATTGATATGATGAGAGGAAAATGTAGTGTTTTCCCTGACCAATTAAGGGCACCACAACAATCATATAGTGCAGAATTATTTAATTTGTTGAATGATTTGAATAATCTAAAAATAAATGGTGAAAAATTATCTAGTACTGAAAAACAAAAAATTATAGATTTTGTAAACGAAAAAGGTGGTATTACTGTAAAACAACTTTTGAAACTAATTGATGTAGGAATTACAGAAATAAGTGGTTTTAGAATTGATAAAAATGAAAAGCCATTAATTACAGAATTTAAAGGATATAAAAAAGTATTAAAAGTCTTTAAAAACTATAATCAAGAAAGTTTGTTAAATGATAAAAGTATTGTTGATACGATTATGGATATTAACACAAAAATTAAGAGCATTGATGAAAGATCAGACCAATTAAAACAAGTACTACCTAGCTTAGATACATCAATTATAAATGATTTAGCTTCTATAAAAGGAGTATCAGGATATCATTCTTTATCATTAAAAGCATTGAATTTGATTAATAATGAAATGTTAAAAACAGAAATGAATCAAATGCAAGTATTACATCAATTAGATATTTTTGATAAAAATAGGGTATCATTAAAAGGACAAAGACAAATATACGCTGATGATAATGCAATTTTATCACCAGTTGCTAAAAGAGCGCATCGTGAAACTTTTAAAGTAATAAATAAATTAAGAAGTATTTATGGTGAATTTGATAGTATTGTTATTGAAACAACTAGAGATAAAAACACTCAAGATCAAAAGAAAAGAATAAAAAATAACCAAAAAAATTATGAAGAAAGAAATACTGAGGTAAATAACTTTTTAAAAGAAGCAGGATATAATCCCGAAAATATTAATGCTAAAACAAAAATGAAAATAAGATTATATATTGAACAAGACGCTAAAAGTGCCTATACATTACAAGACATAAATTTAAAAGAATTAATCGAAGATGAAAAAGCATATGAAATAGATCATATTATTCCTATTTCGATTTCTTTAGATGATTCATTTAATAATAAGGTGTTGACAACACATGATGAAAATCAAGAAAAAGGTAACCTAACGCCAATATCAGCGTTTTTAAAAGGAAAATTTCATAATGGTAACTTAAATACTTATAAAGTATTTATTCAAAATAATAAAAATTTAAACAGAAAAAAGAAAGAATACTTATTATGTGAAGATGATATAACTAGATATGAAGTAGTTCAAAATTTTATAAATCGTAATTTAGTAGATACTAGCTATGCATGTAGAACAGTAATGAATACTTTAGTGCACTATTTTAAAGATAATGAAATAAATACAAAAGTACATACTATAAAAGGACAGGCAACAAGTACTTTTAGAAAAAGAATAGGTCTAATTAAAGATCGTGAAGAGGATTATTTCCATCATGCTATTGATGCATTAATTGTTGCATCTTTGAAGAAAATGAATTTAATAAATTCATATTTAATGAAAGTTGATTTTAATGAAATGTATGATGAAGAAACAGGTGAGATATTTAATGTCTTACCGGATAACAGTTATTTAGATGAAAAATATATTTCATTTGTTTCAAATTTAAAAAATATTTATGAAGAATCAAATAAATATATTAGAGGCGTAATGATAAAAGAGAAAATGACGTATCCATTGATTAAAGTATCACATAAAATAGACACGAAACCTAATCGTAAAATTTCTGATGATACTATATATAGTACGCGTAATGTAGACAATCAAGATATGTTAGTAGAACGTATTAAAAATATCTATGATCCTAAAGAAAATGCAGCAAATACATTAATTAATGACATTATTAATGATAATACTGATAAATATATTATGTATCATAAAGATCCACAAACTTTTGATAAAATAAAAGCAATTGTTTTAAATCATTTTAATGAATTTAAAACAGATAAAAATTGCTATATTGTAACTAAAGAGGGATTATATAAATTAAAAGGAACAAGTCCTTTAGCTTTATATTATGAAGAGTTTGGTCCAATTACAAAATATGCTAAAAAGAATAATGGACCTACTATTCATTCAATGAAATTCTATTCAGAAAAATTAGGAAATCATTTATCAATCACGCATAAATACAGTACGGTAAATAAAAAAGTTATTACTAAACAGATAAGTCCATATCGTACAGATTTTTATCAATCGCCTGAAGGAAAATATAAATTTGTAACAGTTCGTTATAAGGATGTAGCATATAATGCAAAAAAAGATAAATATATAATTGATCATAGCTGGTATAGAGAACAAAAAAAATTGAAAAAAATTGCTGATGAATGGATTTTTGTTTGTTCAGTACATCGTGATGAATTAATTGGTATTATGAAAGCGGATGGACAAAAAAGAATTTTTGATTCATCAACTGAAAGTGATGGTGAAACTTTATATCATGATGCTAAAACTTATGAAATCTTAAAATTTACTGCAACAAATAATGATATTACTGGTAGATTTGAAGTCAAACCAATCTATTGTTATTGTAAAAAACAACTAATGGTAAGTATTGGAACGTGTAGAAAGATTCAAAAATTTGCAACTGATGTATTAGGAAATCTATATATTGTTAAAGATAATGTGTTGAAATTAGAGTTTAAATAG
- a CDS encoding DMT family transporter has translation MKERGYFLTILSAIIFGFTPILAKITYNMGSNGITLAFFRHLFVIPILFLIIKLLKINYKITLEQLKKIILVGVIGNAFTVAMLYTSYSYIQVGSATVLHFLYPMFVSLICFFYYKEQLSKAVIICLVIASIGILFFIEGGNTSFIGLFLALFSGITFAYYIVGVEKLGLQTINPYVLNFYFAIVIAITLLIIGIISNQLVLSLPMKAYSYSFIIAILTSIIGIICLQQGIKYLGATTASILSMFEPVTSVIFGIIILHERLTIVKASGCLIILGAVIGLIVSSSKKED, from the coding sequence ATGAAAGAACGAGGTTATTTTTTAACGATTTTATCTGCGATTATTTTTGGGTTTACACCAATATTAGCTAAAATTACATATAATATGGGTAGTAATGGGATTACTTTAGCTTTTTTTAGGCATTTATTTGTCATACCGATATTGTTTTTAATAATTAAATTATTAAAAATTAATTATAAAATTACACTGGAGCAATTAAAGAAAATTATTTTAGTAGGTGTAATAGGAAATGCTTTTACAGTTGCAATGTTATATACATCGTATAGTTATATTCAAGTAGGTAGTGCAACAGTATTGCATTTTCTTTATCCAATGTTTGTTTCATTGATTTGCTTTTTTTATTATAAAGAACAGTTATCAAAAGCAGTAATAATTTGTTTAGTAATTGCAAGCATTGGAATATTGTTTTTTATTGAGGGTGGAAATACTTCTTTTATTGGTTTGTTTTTAGCGTTATTTTCGGGAATAACGTTTGCTTATTATATAGTTGGTGTTGAAAAATTAGGTTTACAAACAATTAATCCTTATGTTTTAAATTTTTATTTTGCAATTGTAATTGCTATTACATTACTAATTATTGGAATTATTAGTAATCAATTAGTTTTAAGTTTACCAATGAAGGCATATAGTTATTCATTTATAATTGCTATTTTAACTTCAATCATTGGAATAATTTGTTTACAACAAGGGATAAAATATTTAGGCGCAACAACAGCTTCAATATTAAGTATGTTTGAGCCAGTTACTAGTGTTATTTTTGGAATTATTATTTTACATGAACGATTGACAATTGTTAAAGCAAGCGGTTGTTTGATTATTTTAGGGGCAGTAATTGGACTAATAGTAAGTAGTTCAAAAAAGGAAGACTAA